In one window of Escherichia coli DSM 30083 = JCM 1649 = ATCC 11775 DNA:
- the thiB gene encoding thiamine ABC transporter substrate binding subunit, producing the protein MLKKCLPLLLLCTAPVFAKPVLTVYTYDSFAADWGPGPVVKKAFEADCNCELKLVALEDGVSLLNRLRMEGKNSKADVVLGLDNNLLDAASKTELFAKSGVAAEAVNVPGGWNNDTFVPYDYGYFAFVYDKNKLKNPPQSLKELVESDQNWRVIYEDPRTSTPGLGLLLWMQKVYGDNAPQAWQKLAKKTVTVTKGWSEAYGLFLKGESDLVLSYTTSPAYHILEEKKDNYAATNFIEGHYLQVEVAARTAASKQPELAQKFLQFMVSPAFQNAIPTGNWMYPVANVTLPAGFEQLTKPATTLEFTPAEVAAQRQAWISEWQRAVSR; encoded by the coding sequence GTGTTAAAAAAATGTCTTCCCCTGCTGTTGCTGTGCACAGCGCCTGTTTTCGCTAAACCTGTTCTGACTGTTTATACCTACGATTCCTTTGCCGCTGACTGGGGACCTGGTCCGGTAGTCAAAAAAGCCTTTGAAGCAGACTGTAATTGCGAACTGAAACTGGTGGCGCTGGAAGATGGCGTTTCGCTTCTCAACCGTCTGCGGATGGAAGGCAAAAACAGTAAAGCCGATGTGGTGCTGGGGCTGGATAACAATCTGTTAGACGCCGCCAGCAAAACAGAGCTGTTTGCTAAAAGCGGTGTGGCAGCGGAAGCCGTTAACGTTCCTGGCGGCTGGAATAATGACACTTTCGTACCGTATGATTACGGCTATTTCGCCTTCGTCTATGACAAGAACAAACTGAAAAATCCGCCGCAAAGCCTGAAAGAACTGGTTGAGAGCGATCAAAACTGGCGGGTGATTTATGAAGATCCACGTACCAGTACACCGGGGCTGGGTCTGTTGCTATGGATGCAAAAAGTCTATGGCGATAACGCCCCGCAAGCCTGGCAGAAACTGGCGAAGAAAACTGTCACGGTCACCAAAGGCTGGAGCGAAGCCTACGGCCTGTTTTTAAAAGGCGAAAGCGATCTGGTACTGAGTTACACCACCTCTCCGGCTTATCACATTCTCGAAGAGAAGAAAGATAACTACGCCGCCACAAACTTTATCGAAGGTCACTATCTGCAGGTGGAAGTTGCCGCCCGCACCGCTGCCAGCAAGCAGCCAGAGCTGGCGCAAAAATTCCTCCAGTTTATGGTTTCTCCGGCTTTTCAGAATGCGATCCCAACCGGCAACTGGATGTATCCGGTAGCAAACGTCACTCTGCCTGCAGGATTTGAACAATTGACCAAACCAGCCACCACGCTAGAGTTCACACCCGCCGAAGTGGCGGCACAACGTCAGGCATGGATTAGCGAATGGCAACGCGCCGTCAGCCGTTAA
- the thiP gene encoding thiamine/thiamine pyrophosphate ABC transporter permease ThiP, producing MATRRQPLIPGWLIPGVSAATLVVAVALAAFLALWWNAPQGDWVAVWQDSYLWHVVRFSFWQAFLSALLSVVPAIFLARALYRRRFPGRQMLLRLCAMTLILPVLVAVFGILSVYGRQGWLASLWQSLGLEWTFSPYGLQGILLAHVFFNLPMASRLLLQALENIPGEQRQLAAQLGMHGWHFFRFVEWPWLRRQIPPVAALIFMLCFASFATVLSLGGGPQATTIELAIYQALSYDYDPARAAMLALIQMVCCLGLVLLSQRLSKAIAPGTTLLQGWRDPDDRLHSRICDTALIVLALLLLLPPLLAVIVDGVNRQLPEVLAQPVLWQALWTSLRIALAAGVLCVVLTMMLLWSSRELRARQKMLAGQALEMSGMLILAMPGIVLATGFFLLLNNTIGLPQSADGIVIFTNALMAIPYALKVLENPMRDITARYSMLCQSLGIEGWSRLKVVELRALKRPLAQALAFACVLSIGDFGVVALFGNDDFRTLPFYLYQQIGSYRSQDGAVTALILLLLCFLLFTVIEKIPGRNVKTD from the coding sequence ATGGCAACGCGCCGTCAGCCGTTAATTCCCGGCTGGTTAATTCCAGGCGTAAGCGCCGCCACGCTGGTGGTGGCGGTTGCACTGGCGGCGTTTCTCGCCCTGTGGTGGAACGCGCCGCAGGGTGACTGGGTGGCAGTCTGGCAGGACAGCTACCTGTGGCATGTGGTGCGCTTCTCCTTCTGGCAGGCGTTTCTCTCGGCGCTGCTCTCTGTCGTACCCGCAATATTCCTCGCCCGCGCCCTCTATCGCAGGCGCTTTCCTGGGCGACAGATGCTGTTGCGTCTGTGCGCAATGACCTTGATCCTCCCGGTGCTGGTTGCTGTTTTCGGCATTCTTAGCGTCTATGGTCGCCAGGGCTGGCTGGCCTCGCTCTGGCAATCACTTGGTCTGGAGTGGACCTTTTCGCCCTACGGCCTGCAAGGCATTTTGCTGGCCCATGTGTTTTTTAATCTGCCGATGGCTAGCCGTTTATTACTCCAGGCACTGGAAAACATTCCCGGCGAACAACGTCAGCTTGCCGCCCAACTTGGGATGCACGGCTGGCATTTTTTCCGTTTCGTCGAATGGCCGTGGTTACGGCGACAAATCCCGCCGGTTGCCGCACTAATCTTTATGCTCTGTTTCGCCAGCTTCGCCACCGTGCTATCGCTGGGCGGCGGTCCGCAGGCGACCACTATCGAGCTGGCAATCTATCAGGCGCTGAGTTACGACTACGATCCTGCCCGCGCGGCAATGCTGGCGCTGATCCAGATGGTGTGCTGCCTCGGGCTGGTGCTGTTGAGTCAGCGATTGAGTAAGGCCATTGCGCCTGGTACCACACTGCTGCAAGGCTGGCGCGACCCGGACGATCGTCTGCATAGTCGCATTTGCGACACGGCGTTAATTGTGCTGGCGCTGCTGCTGTTGCTGCCACCGTTACTGGCGGTGATCGTCGATGGGGTAAATCGCCAGTTGCCGGAAGTGCTGGCACAACCGGTGCTGTGGCAGGCGCTGTGGACCTCGTTGCGTATTGCGCTGGCGGCAGGCGTATTGTGCGTAGTGCTGACCATGATGCTGCTATGGAGCAGTCGCGAACTTCGGGCGCGGCAGAAAATGCTGGCGGGTCAGGCGCTGGAGATGAGCGGCATGTTGATCCTCGCCATGCCGGGGATTGTGCTGGCTACGGGCTTCTTTTTACTGCTCAACAACACTATCGGCCTGCCACAATCTGCTGACGGCATTGTGATTTTCACCAATGCGTTAATGGCAATCCCTTATGCGCTGAAAGTGCTGGAAAACCCGATGCGCGATATCACCGCCCGCTACAGCATGTTGTGTCAGTCGCTGGGCATTGAAGGCTGGTCACGCTTAAAAGTGGTGGAGCTGCGCGCCCTGAAACGTCCACTGGCGCAGGCGCTGGCCTTTGCTTGTGTGCTGTCGATTGGTGATTTTGGCGTGGTGGCATTGTTCGGTAACGATGATTTCCGTACCCTGCCGTTTTATCTCTACCAGCAAATTGGCTCCTATCGCAGCCAGGACGGCGCGGTCACCGCGTTAATTCTGCTGCTGCTCTGTTTTCTGCTGTTTACCGTGATTGAAAAAATACCGGGGCGAAATGTTAAAACTGACTGA
- the thiQ gene encoding thiamine ABC transporter ATP-binding protein ThiQ: MLKLTDITWLYHHLPMRFSLTVERGEQVAILGPSGAGKSTLLNLIAGFLTPASGLLTIDDVDHTTTPPSRRPVSMLFQENNLFSHLTVAQNIGLGLNPGLKLNAAQQKKMHAIAHQMGIDNLMARLPGELSGGQRQRVALARCLVREQPILLLDEPFSALDPALRQEMLTLVSSSCQQQKMTLLMVSHSVEDAARIATRSVVVADGRIAWQGKTDELLSGKASASALLGIKG; this comes from the coding sequence ATGTTAAAACTGACTGATATCACCTGGCTTTACCACCATTTGCCGATGCGTTTTAGCTTAACGGTGGAACGCGGCGAGCAGGTGGCGATCCTCGGGCCAAGCGGCGCAGGTAAAAGTACCCTGCTTAATTTGATCGCCGGTTTTCTGACGCCAGCCAGCGGTTTGCTGACTATCGACGACGTAGATCACACCACGACGCCGCCGTCACGCCGTCCGGTGTCGATGCTGTTTCAGGAGAACAACCTGTTCAGCCATCTGACGGTCGCGCAAAACATCGGGCTGGGGCTAAATCCGGGGTTGAAACTAAATGCGGCGCAGCAGAAGAAAATGCACGCGATTGCCCACCAGATGGGGATTGATAATTTAATGGCGCGGTTACCTGGCGAGCTTTCCGGCGGTCAGCGACAGCGCGTGGCGTTAGCGCGTTGTCTGGTACGCGAACAGCCCATTTTATTGCTCGATGAACCGTTTTCCGCACTCGATCCGGCGCTACGTCAGGAGATGCTGACGCTGGTGAGTTCGAGCTGCCAACAGCAAAAAATGACGCTCTTGATGGTGTCGCACAGTGTGGAAGATGCGGCGCGGATCGCCACGCGCTCGGTGGTGGTCGCCGACGGGCGTATCGCCTGGCAGGGTAAG